Proteins encoded by one window of Xiphias gladius isolate SHS-SW01 ecotype Sanya breed wild chromosome 15, ASM1685928v1, whole genome shotgun sequence:
- the LOC120800901 gene encoding rho-related GTP-binding protein RhoU-like has protein sequence MLPQEVGKQKPRRVSDPVCGADCPPVPPRRLKNRDFPLSVKRRRSGSAPERKVNCVLVGDGAVGKTSLIVSYTTNGYPTEYVPTAFDNFTVMVVVDGKPVRLQLCDMAGQDELERLRPLCYKNADVFLLCYSVVRPGSFRNLIDRWVPEIRRHCPGAPLVLVGTQMDLKEDVQVLIHLAQNQERPVDTEEGQRLAQELGAVSFAECSALTQKNLKDAFDSAILASIQQTDSSSVQQQRLTLRKKTPDKIKSLSETWWRKINCLVGEQSCEFK, from the exons ATGCTCCCTCAGGAAGTCGGGAAGCAGAAGCCCCGCCGCGTGTCGGACCCGGTGTGCGGCGCGGACTGTCCCCCGGTGCCGCCCCGGCGCTTAAAGAACCGGGACTTCCCTCTGAGCGTGAAGCGCCGGCGGTCCGGTTCCGCGCCCGAGCGCAAGGTGAACTGCGTCCTGGTTGGAGACGGAGCGGTGGGCAAGACCAGCCTCATCGTCAGCTACACCACCAACGGGTACCCGACGGAATATGTTCCGACAGCCTTTGACAACTTTACCG tgATGGTTGTGGTCGACGGGAAACCGGTGAGGCTGCAGCTCTGTGACATGGCTGGACAG GACGAGCTGGAGCGCCTCCGGCCGCTTTGCTACAAGAACGCAgatgtcttcctcctctgctaCAGCGTGGTCCGTCCGGGCTCTTTCCGTAACCTGATCGACAGGTGGGTCCCCGAGATCCGTCGCCACTGCCCCGGTGCCCCCCTGGTCCTGGTCGGCACCCAAATGGACCTGAAGGAGGACGTCCAGGTGCTGATCCACCTGGCACAGAACCAGGAGCGGCCCGTGGACACCGAGGAGGGCCAGCGGCTGGCCCAGGAGCTCGGGGCGGTGAGCTTTGCAGAGTGCTCGGCGCTGACCCAGAAGAACCTGAAGGACGCCTTCGATTCAGCCATCTTGGCCAGCATCCAGCAGACGGACAGTAGCAGCGtccagcagcagaggctgacCCTGAGGAAGAAGACTCCGGACAAGATCAAGAGCCTCTCGGAAACCTGGTGGAGGAAGATCAACTGTCTGGTGGGAGAGCAGAGCTGTGAATTCAAGTGA
- the LOC120800893 gene encoding uncharacterized protein LOC120800893: protein MSFTAGTSGFVVFPLSLLDPPKLVSVSASPSGDIVEGSSVNLTCSSDANPAANYTRYKGDGDSPQASGQTSAITDIRAELGIITAKPRTEGDVVTTPIRLLGKGTQQ, encoded by the exons ATGAGTTTTACAGCCGGAACCAGTGGATTCGTcgtctttcctctgtctctattAG ATCCTCCAAAGCTCGTCTCTGTGTCAGCGAGTCCCTCCGGTGACATAGTGGAGGGCAGCTCCGTGAATCTGACCTGTAGCAGTGATGCTAACCCTGCAGCTAATTACACCCGGTACAAGGGGGACGGAGACTCACCACAAGCTTCGGGACAGACCTCCGCCATCACCGACATCAGAGCTGAACTGGGAATTATTACTGCAAAGCCCAGAACAGAAGGGGACGTGGTAACAACACCAATCCGACTGTTGGGAAAG GGAACTCAGCAATGA
- the arhgap19 gene encoding rho GTPase-activating protein 19 isoform X2 has translation MAAGKDVDENPQNRRGTVCSMVINHEESPGASRAGRPPVIFNPDFFVEKLRHESPDVFLELVLSNITRLIDLPGTEFAQLLGEEGPKTPTGGNGGFFRSFNFLKRKDKGVVFGTPLTESCIAQIYQLIEYLSKNLQVEGLFRVPGNSVRQQALKELLNSGADVDLESGDFHPNDVATLLKTFLGELPEPLLTHRHFHAHLKIADMTLFDEQGNKTAIPNKERQIEALQLLFLLLPQANRSLLKLLLDLLYHTAKQQDKNKMSAFNLALMFAPHVLWPRHMTAGDLKDNLKKLNNSMAFLIKHSQKLFRAPVYVREYARVHFTGNKALQIKDNLELLAASSSPAQRTVLPLKRTAVLGTSSQEQCQSPAQQYTEEALKELFRHVHHNMPDSAKKKKLVRQLVKQTTSGTPTNEHHQGPPAPSKKHPRSRSFGGLIKTWSQWNHDSDLYSKSQSYCPYCVDVIEDFSRSSV, from the exons ATGGCCGCGGGGAAGGATGTCGACGAAAACCCCCAAAATAGAAG AGGTACAGTGTGCAGTATGGTGATCAATCATGAGGAATCCCCGGGGGCCTCTCGCGCCGGCCGACCGCCAGTCATCTTCAATCCGGACTTTTTTGTGGAGAAGCTCCGCCATGAGAGCCCAGATGTTTTCCTGGAGCTGGTGCTCAGTAACATTACTCGCCTTATTGACCTTCCCGGGACAGAGTTTGCTCAGCTCCTCGGCGAGGAGGGCCCCAAGACCCCAACAGGCGGAAATGGAGGCTTCTTTCGTTCGTTCAACTTCCTCAAACGCAAAG ATAAAGGCGTTGTGTTTGGAACCCCGCTGACTGAAAGCTGCATCGCCCAGATCTACCAGCTCATTGAGTACCTCAGCAAAA ATCTGCAGGTGGAGGGTCTGTTTCGGGTGCCGGGGAACAGTGTTCGGCAGCAGGCCCTCAAGGAGCTCCTTAACAGCGGGGCTGATGTCGACCTGGAGTCTGGAGACTTTCACCCCAATGACGTGGCCACGCTGCTCAAGACTTTCCTGGGAGAGCTGCCCGAGCCcttactcacacacagacacttccACGCACACCTTAAGATAGCTG ATATGACTCTGTTTGACGAGCAAGGCAACAAGACGGCGATACCCAACAAGGAGCGTCAAATCGAGGCCCTGCAGCTTCTCTTCCTGCTGTTGCCCCAGGCCAACCGCTCACTGCTCAAACTGCTGCTGGACCTGCTCTACCACACTGCCAAGCAGCAGGACAAGAACAAGATGTCAGCCTTCAACCTGGCCCTCATGTTCGCCCCGCATGTCCTGTGGCCCAGACAC ATGACAGCTGGTGACCTGAAAGACAATCTGAAGAAACTGAACAACAGCATGGCATTCCTCATCAAACACTCGCAGAAACTCTTCAGG GCTCCAGTCTACGTGCGGGAATATGCCAGAGTGCACTTCACTGGGAACAAGGCTCTGCAGATCAAG GACAATCTGGAGCTGCTGGCGGCGAGCAGCTCTCCCGCTCAGCGGACCGTGTTGCCCCTGAAGAGGACGGCTGTTCTGGGCACAAGTTCTCAGGAGCAGTGCCAGTCACCAGCTCAGCAGTACACGGAGGAGGCCCTGAAGGAGCTCTTCAGACACGTCCACCACAACATGCCGGACTCCGCCAAGAAAAAGAAGCTCGTCAGACAG TTAGTCAAACAGACCACCTCAGGGACGCCTACCAACGAGCACCACCAGGGCCCCCCAGCTCCCAGCAAGAAACATCCCCGTTCACGGTCCTTTGGTGGCCTCATCAAG acTTGGAGTCAATGGAATCACGACAGTGACCTATACTCAAAATCTCAGAGTTACTGCCCATATTGTGTTGACGTTATAGAAGATTTTTCTCGATCCAGTGTTTAG
- the arhgap19 gene encoding rho GTPase-activating protein 19 isoform X1: MAAGKDVDENPQNRRGTVCSMVINHEESPGASRAGRPPVIFNPDFFVEKLRHESPDVFLELVLSNITRLIDLPGTEFAQLLGEEGPKTPTGGNGGFFRSFNFLKRKDKGVVFGTPLTESCIAQIYQLIEYLSKNLQVEGLFRVPGNSVRQQALKELLNSGADVDLESGDFHPNDVATLLKTFLGELPEPLLTHRHFHAHLKIADMTLFDEQGNKTAIPNKERQIEALQLLFLLLPQANRSLLKLLLDLLYHTAKQQDKNKMSAFNLALMFAPHVLWPRHMTAGDLKDNLKKLNNSMAFLIKHSQKLFRAPVYVREYARVHFTGNKALQIKDNLELLAASSSPAQRTVLPLKRTAVLGTSSQEQCQSPAQQYTEEALKELFRHVHHNMPDSAKKKKLVRQLVKQTTSGTPTNEHHQGPPAPSKKHPRSRSFGGLIKRKARGEQLTAERRVRHISPDTVTRAGRKPGKENVILQRVNGPLNGPVLGKAGLVVKNPDFSFTKDKHLKVSKDSPSVSRMCFSPAQEISV, translated from the exons ATGGCCGCGGGGAAGGATGTCGACGAAAACCCCCAAAATAGAAG AGGTACAGTGTGCAGTATGGTGATCAATCATGAGGAATCCCCGGGGGCCTCTCGCGCCGGCCGACCGCCAGTCATCTTCAATCCGGACTTTTTTGTGGAGAAGCTCCGCCATGAGAGCCCAGATGTTTTCCTGGAGCTGGTGCTCAGTAACATTACTCGCCTTATTGACCTTCCCGGGACAGAGTTTGCTCAGCTCCTCGGCGAGGAGGGCCCCAAGACCCCAACAGGCGGAAATGGAGGCTTCTTTCGTTCGTTCAACTTCCTCAAACGCAAAG ATAAAGGCGTTGTGTTTGGAACCCCGCTGACTGAAAGCTGCATCGCCCAGATCTACCAGCTCATTGAGTACCTCAGCAAAA ATCTGCAGGTGGAGGGTCTGTTTCGGGTGCCGGGGAACAGTGTTCGGCAGCAGGCCCTCAAGGAGCTCCTTAACAGCGGGGCTGATGTCGACCTGGAGTCTGGAGACTTTCACCCCAATGACGTGGCCACGCTGCTCAAGACTTTCCTGGGAGAGCTGCCCGAGCCcttactcacacacagacacttccACGCACACCTTAAGATAGCTG ATATGACTCTGTTTGACGAGCAAGGCAACAAGACGGCGATACCCAACAAGGAGCGTCAAATCGAGGCCCTGCAGCTTCTCTTCCTGCTGTTGCCCCAGGCCAACCGCTCACTGCTCAAACTGCTGCTGGACCTGCTCTACCACACTGCCAAGCAGCAGGACAAGAACAAGATGTCAGCCTTCAACCTGGCCCTCATGTTCGCCCCGCATGTCCTGTGGCCCAGACAC ATGACAGCTGGTGACCTGAAAGACAATCTGAAGAAACTGAACAACAGCATGGCATTCCTCATCAAACACTCGCAGAAACTCTTCAGG GCTCCAGTCTACGTGCGGGAATATGCCAGAGTGCACTTCACTGGGAACAAGGCTCTGCAGATCAAG GACAATCTGGAGCTGCTGGCGGCGAGCAGCTCTCCCGCTCAGCGGACCGTGTTGCCCCTGAAGAGGACGGCTGTTCTGGGCACAAGTTCTCAGGAGCAGTGCCAGTCACCAGCTCAGCAGTACACGGAGGAGGCCCTGAAGGAGCTCTTCAGACACGTCCACCACAACATGCCGGACTCCGCCAAGAAAAAGAAGCTCGTCAGACAG TTAGTCAAACAGACCACCTCAGGGACGCCTACCAACGAGCACCACCAGGGCCCCCCAGCTCCCAGCAAGAAACATCCCCGTTCACGGTCCTTTGGTGGCCTCATCAAG CGCAAAGCTCGTGGGGAGCAGCTGACGGCAGAGCGGCGGGTCAGACACATCTCCCCTGATACTGTCACCAGGGCAGGAAGAAAACCTGGTAAAGAGAATGTCATCCTCCAACGG gtGAACGGCCCATTAAATGGTCCTGTGTTGGGGAAGGCGGGGCTGGTAGTAAAAAACCCAGACTTTTCTTTTACTAAGGACAAACATCTGAAGGTTTCCAAG GACTCTCCCTCTGTGTCCAGGATGTGTTTCTCTCCTGCTCAGGAGATCTCAGTGTAA